The Leucobacter sp. UCMA 4100 genome window below encodes:
- a CDS encoding aldehyde dehydrogenase family protein produces the protein MTEHPLNLLAPTGALPIADGWREVTGSLDIVFPYDESVIGTGPLASIADAEAALDAAERSLPEAAALTTEQRKSILLALTERVREATERLEHLLVLETGKPLVDCRTEVNRTIVTLQATAEEASRIHGETVPLDVQELGRGMIGYYTRKPAGIVVGIAGFNYPLLLATHKLAPAIAAGCPVIVKPAPHTPLATLELMAMAREVLSDHGVSGSLVQLISGDAQVGERLVTDPRAQVVSFTGSAAIGHLIAKQAAPRKTLLELGSNTGFIVAQDADLEAAARTVAVGGFYANGQACIAVQRIVVEREVAAEFTRLVAEHVREIVVGDPRDERTRVAPVINAASGNRIRAAVAAAVAAGATLVVDGTASDNPALIGPTVVSGVARNAELWAEEIFGPVVAITVVDSIAEAIEVVNDSRYGLQAAIFTASLESAFTAIEQLDVGGVVVNEMPGFRSDIMPYGGVKDSGIGREGPRYAVEEYTVTRMAMIRPTARR, from the coding sequence ATGACCGAACACCCCCTGAACCTGCTCGCCCCAACCGGCGCACTTCCCATCGCAGACGGTTGGCGCGAGGTCACCGGCAGCCTCGACATCGTCTTTCCGTATGACGAGAGCGTTATTGGCACTGGCCCGCTTGCGAGCATCGCCGACGCCGAGGCCGCGCTCGATGCCGCTGAGCGTTCGCTGCCGGAAGCGGCAGCCCTCACGACCGAGCAGCGCAAGAGCATTCTGCTCGCGCTCACCGAACGTGTGCGCGAGGCCACCGAGCGCCTCGAGCACTTGCTCGTACTCGAAACAGGCAAGCCCCTCGTCGACTGCCGCACCGAGGTGAACCGCACCATCGTCACGCTGCAGGCAACGGCCGAAGAGGCCTCACGCATTCACGGCGAAACGGTGCCCCTCGACGTGCAAGAGCTCGGCCGCGGCATGATCGGCTACTACACCCGAAAACCAGCAGGCATTGTGGTCGGCATCGCAGGCTTCAACTACCCCCTCCTGCTCGCCACCCACAAGCTCGCACCGGCCATCGCCGCCGGCTGCCCCGTGATCGTGAAGCCGGCGCCGCACACCCCGCTCGCCACGCTCGAGCTCATGGCGATGGCCCGAGAGGTGCTCAGCGACCACGGCGTTTCGGGCTCGCTCGTGCAACTCATTAGCGGCGATGCCCAGGTGGGCGAACGGCTCGTCACCGACCCCCGCGCTCAGGTTGTCTCGTTTACCGGCTCAGCCGCCATCGGCCACCTCATCGCCAAGCAAGCTGCACCGCGCAAGACGCTGCTTGAGCTCGGCTCAAACACGGGCTTCATCGTCGCACAAGACGCCGACCTCGAGGCCGCGGCACGAACGGTCGCGGTCGGCGGCTTCTACGCCAACGGCCAGGCCTGCATTGCGGTACAGCGCATCGTCGTTGAGCGCGAAGTCGCCGCCGAGTTCACGCGCCTCGTCGCAGAACACGTGCGCGAGATCGTCGTCGGCGATCCGCGTGATGAGCGAACACGGGTCGCCCCCGTCATCAACGCCGCATCGGGCAATCGCATCAGGGCCGCGGTCGCCGCTGCGGTCGCCGCTGGCGCAACCCTCGTCGTCGATGGCACCGCGAGCGACAACCCCGCGCTCATTGGCCCGACGGTCGTTTCAGGAGTCGCACGTAACGCAGAGCTGTGGGCCGAAGAGATCTTTGGCCCGGTCGTTGCGATCACGGTCGTCGATTCGATCGCAGAGGCCATCGAGGTGGTCAACGATTCGCGGTACGGGCTGCAGGCAGCGATCTTTACCGCGTCGCTCGAGAGCGCCTTCACCGCCATCGAGCAACTCGACGTCGGTGGCGTCGTGGTCAACGAGATGCCCGGTTTCCGCTCCGACATCATGCCCTACGGCGGAGTCAAAGACTCGGGCATCGGCCGCGAGGGGCCCAGGTACGCCGTCGAAGAGTACACCGTGACCCGCATGGCCATGATTCGCCCAACCGCCAGGCGTTAG